Proteins encoded together in one Triticum dicoccoides isolate Atlit2015 ecotype Zavitan chromosome 7B, WEW_v2.0, whole genome shotgun sequence window:
- the LOC119341022 gene encoding F-box protein At5g49610-like, which translates to MAEAAVGGPHLPEEIVTWEILIRLPPKPLVRCRAVCRSWHRRLTSDSKFLLAHHRRQPSLPLVTTGETHERRIDALDHRTRERRPVARTATAEDLDVLASCDGLLILVAYGALHICNPATRQRAPLPLLHAACISGLYPHRPSGSYRVLCCLKRAEDGRAVYHVHTVGSSELRCVGQPLDPWASGHQVHALPMMLSWHPLVLADGRFYWHPVHLPGGSGKVNDMLVFDTVAESFQHMISPVEGPLLELFEMNDTLGLYAFRGSTADLWVLQDHHSWAWSMKHRIKLQVAAFSLVPDIQGDLLLLSRKGKTGIQWQYLQYISGADGSLSKRYEWSVFLNLKKHRFRESLVPHSFFLMDGNNGGGVDGKPLFDGLSTVAVLPDDNSSFTKEPVMDKSGESSQEPSQSEW; encoded by the exons ATGGCAGAAGCGGCCGTCGGCGGGCCTCACCTCCCTGAGGAGATCGTTACCTGGGAGATTCTCATCCGCCTGCCGCCGAAGCCACTCGTCCGGTGCCGCGCCGTCTGCCGCTCCTGGCACCGCCGCCTCACCTCCGACTCCAAATTCCTCCTCGCCCACCACCGCCGCCAGCCCTCGCTCCCTCTCGTCACCACCGGAGAAACCCATGAGAGAAGGATCGACGCCCTGGACCACCGCACCCGCGAGCGGCGCCCTGTCGCGCGGACGGCCACCGCCGAGGACCTCGACGTGCTCGCCTCCTGCGACGGCCTCCTCATCCTCGTCGCCTACGGCGCCCTCCACATCTGCAACCCGGCGACTCGCCAGCGCGCCCCTCTCCCGCTGCTTCACGCCGCCTGCATCTCCGGGCTGTACCCTCACCGCCCGTCGGGGTCGTACCGAGTGCTGTGCTGCTTGAAGAGAGCCGAGGACGGCCGTGCCGTGTACCACGTGCACACCGTCGGATCCAGCGAGCTCAGGTGCGTCGGGCAGCCTCTCGATCCGTGGGCGTCCGGGCATCAGGTGCATGCGCTGCCGATGATGCTCTCTTGGCACCCGCTCGTGCTGGCAGACGGCAGATTTTACTGGCACCCCGTGCATTTGCCTGGTGGCAGCGGCAAGGTCAACGACATGCTGGTGTTCGACACCGTGGCTGAGTCTTTCCAGCATATGATTTCGCCCGTCGAGGGCCCCCTTCTTGAGCTGTTTGAGATGAACGACACTCTTGGATTGTATGCCTTCCGCGGTAGCACAGCTGATCTTTGGGTGCTACAGGATCACCACAGCTGGGCCTGGTCAATGAAGCACCGGATCAAATTGCAGGTGGCGGCCTTCTCTCTAGTGCCGGACATCCAAGGAGATTTGCTCCTCCTTTCTCGAAAGGGAAAGACAGGCATTCAGTGGCAATATCTGCAGTATATTTCTGGTGCCGATGGCAGTTTGTCCAAACGGTATGAATGGAGCGTGTTTCTGAATCTTAAGAAACATAGGTTCAGAGAAAGCCTTGTTCCGCATTCCTTCTTCTTGATGGATGGCAATAATGGTGGTGGTGTGGATGGAAAGCCGTTGTTCGATGGGTTGTCAACTGTGgcggtgcttcctgatgataattcGAGCTTCACTAAGGAACCCGTGATGGACAAGTCCGGTGAATCGTCACAGGA GCCTTCTCAAAGTGAATGGTAG
- the LOC119341316 gene encoding splicing factor SF3a60 homolog has protein sequence MASSVLEATRAAREDIERLDRLAVLELQRDPANARDRLFQSHRVRHMLDLVISTSDKLVEIYEDKDCARKDEISTHLTAPVQSDIFPKYYERLKEIRDYHRRNHSARFISETDDYEELLKEEPAIEFTGEEAFGRYLDLHELYNEFINSKFGSLMEYSAYVGTFAQTEKISHSLKATRQYKEYLEHILEYLTSFMYRTEPLQDIEKIFTKLQSEFEEQWANGEVPGWENKGTEKESESQESAVDLDYYNTVEEIVELGPEKLKEALTARGLKGGGTVQQRAERLFLLKHRPLEQLDRKHFAKGDDLKKEIALVEAKMKRLCEILDEVIVRTKENAEKKLTLTYEEMEAEREEEEVQADSESDDEDQQIYNPLKLPMGWDGKPIPYWLYKLHGLGQEFKCEICGNHSYWGRRDYERHFKEWRHQHGMRCLGIPNTKNFNEITSIEEAKALWERIQAKQGLNKWRPDLEEEYEDKDGNIYNKKTYTDLQRQGLI, from the exons ATGGCATCGTCGGTGCTGGAGGCCACGCGGGCGGCGCGCGAGGACATCGAGCGGTTAGACCGCCTGGCGGTGCTCGAGCTGCAGCGAGATCCCGCCAATGCCCGCGACCGCCTCTTCCAGTCCCACCGCGTCCGCCACATGCTCGACCTCGTCATCTCCACTTCCGACAAGCTC GTTGAAATCTATGAAGACAAGGACTGTGCTAGGAAGGATGAGATCTCCACCCATCTTACCGCCCCGGTGCAAAGCGATATCTTCCCCAAGTACTATGAAAGGCTCAAAGAG ATCCGTGATTATCATAGGCGGAATCACTCTGCCCGTTTCATCAGTGAAACTGACGATTATGAGGAGCTACTAAAGGAGGAACCGGCTATTGAATTCACTGGCGAG GAGGCATTTGGCCGGTACTTGGACTTACATGAGCTCTACAATGAGTTCATAAATTCCAAGTTTGGATCGCTAATGGAATACTCAGCATACGTTGGCACTTTTGCTCAGACTGAAAAAATCTCGCATAGTCTAAAAGCTACCAG GCAATACAAAGAATATTTAGAGCATATTTTGGAATACCTGACGTCATTTATGTATCGTACAGAGCCATTGCAAGATATTGAGAAGATTTTTACAAAG TTGCAAAGTGAGTTCGAAGAACAGTGGGCCAATGGCGAAGTACCTGGATGGGAGAATAAGGGCACAGAGAAAGAATCTGAATCGCAAGAGTCTGCAGTAGACCTCGATTACTACAATACTGTTGAAGAGATTGTAGAGCTTGGTCCGGAAAAGTTGAAAGAG GCTTTAACTGCTCGTGGATTGAAGGGTGGCGGCACTGTTCAACAGCGCGCTGAGCGCCTTTTCTTGCTGAAG CATAGACCCTTGGAACAATTGGATCGTAAGCATTTTGCCAAAGGTGATGATTTGAAGAAGGAAATTGCTCTGGTTGAAGCGAAGATGAAGCGCTTATGTGAGATTCTCGATGAG GTCATTGTAAGAACAAAGGAAAACGCAGAGAAGAAGCTGACTTTGACCTATGAAGAAATGGAAGCAGAACGGGAAGAA GAAGAAGTACAAGCTGATAGTGAAAGTGATGACGAAGACCAACAAATCTACAACCCTCTCAAGTTACCAATGGGTTGGGACGGGAAACCTATCCCCTATTGGCTCTATAAGCTTCACGGTCTTGGTCAG GAATTCAAGTGCGAGATATGTGGTAACCACAGTTACTGGGGGCGAAGGGATTATGAGCGCCATTTCAAGGAGTGGCGCCATCAGCATGGGATGCGATGCCTTGGTATTCCTAATACCAAGAACTTCAACGAAATTACATCCATTGAG GAGGCGAAAGCACTGTGGGAGAGGATACAAGCAAAGCAAGGGCTGAACAAGTGGCGGCCAGACTTGGAAGAGGAGTACGAAGACAAGGATGGCAACATCTACAACAAAAAGACGTACACTGACCTGCAGCGCCAAGGCCTGATATAG